A single window of Cytobacillus luteolus DNA harbors:
- a CDS encoding guanylate kinase: MYKLKDKEMIFIYTGPDGSGRKTLAKMVATTFDMETIPSFTTRPPRPFETHGKDYHFVGEETFLQMKQQDEFLESVQIDGYYYGIRELDIQKIFNKHKIVYLTLNTEGAQLLKNMYGDQVVRIFVYADRDTVMQRQKERGDDELAIQRHMNHYDDTMAYKAQCEHSLQNYDLPQVSFQISEIIESYLERNLIVTDY, from the coding sequence ATGTACAAGTTAAAAGATAAAGAGATGATATTTATTTACACAGGTCCAGATGGATCAGGTAGAAAAACACTGGCCAAAATGGTGGCTACAACGTTTGACATGGAAACGATCCCCTCATTTACTACGCGCCCACCCCGTCCCTTCGAAACACACGGAAAGGATTATCACTTTGTAGGTGAAGAAACTTTTCTACAGATGAAACAGCAAGATGAATTTCTAGAGAGTGTTCAAATAGATGGATACTATTATGGTATTCGTGAACTCGATATCCAAAAAATCTTTAACAAGCATAAGATTGTTTATTTAACATTAAATACTGAAGGTGCACAATTGTTAAAAAATATGTACGGAGATCAAGTTGTACGAATTTTTGTTTACGCTGACAGAGATACTGTGATGCAGAGGCAAAAAGAGCGTGGTGATGATGAGTTAGCAATTCAGCGCCATATGAATCATTATGATGATACAATGGCTTACAAAGCTCAGTGCGAGCATTCATTACAAAATTATGACTTACCTCAAGTATCATTCCAAATTAGTGAAATTATAGAATCTTACTTAGAGAGAAACTTAATCGTGACTGATTATTAA
- a CDS encoding DUF3231 family protein: MSSNIKLSSAEISNLWSTYVNDSLTVCLMTHFKETVENQDINPLIDQTIQVARDHMNTVKSLFNLESIVLPAGFPVEKHVIPNAPKLFSDLFYLEYMRHICKVGIGSHGTAITLSAREDVRAIYSDFLNDAVNLNNNIMSFMQKIGVFIRTPNMHYPEEVKFAHDQSYLRGYFGHRRPLLALEVTHLTTTSIHNVLGQSTCLGFAQVIGEEELRQYFIRGKRISEDIVGHVHDILLDSEVPAPMTWDADLTNSTTAPFSDQLMLFIIGTLSNVGISLYGAAMSTSMRHDVGALYANFIRKAALYGEDGLNLQIERGWLEQPPQFIDHEKLAREK, from the coding sequence TTGAGCTCAAATATTAAACTATCAAGTGCAGAAATTTCTAATCTGTGGTCTACATATGTTAATGACTCCTTAACCGTTTGCCTTATGACTCACTTTAAGGAAACTGTTGAGAATCAGGATATCAATCCATTGATAGACCAGACGATACAAGTTGCAAGAGATCATATGAATACAGTAAAAAGCTTATTTAATTTAGAAAGCATTGTACTTCCAGCTGGATTTCCTGTTGAAAAGCATGTTATTCCAAACGCACCGAAGTTATTTAGTGATCTTTTTTACCTTGAATACATGAGGCATATATGTAAAGTTGGTATAGGTTCACATGGAACAGCGATTACGTTATCAGCTCGAGAAGATGTTCGAGCGATTTATAGTGATTTTCTAAATGATGCAGTTAATCTTAATAATAACATCATGTCGTTCATGCAGAAAATTGGGGTTTTCATAAGAACTCCTAATATGCACTATCCTGAAGAAGTAAAGTTCGCTCACGATCAGAGCTATTTAAGAGGATATTTTGGTCATCGTCGCCCATTATTAGCTTTAGAAGTAACCCACTTAACTACGACTTCAATACATAATGTTTTAGGACAATCAACATGTTTAGGTTTTGCGCAAGTAATTGGTGAAGAGGAACTTCGACAATATTTCATTCGTGGAAAGAGAATCTCAGAAGATATTGTGGGTCATGTTCATGATATCCTATTAGATAGTGAGGTACCTGCCCCTATGACCTGGGATGCTGACCTTACAAACTCCACGACTGCACCTTTCAGTGATCAACTTATGCTATTTATTATTGGTACACTATCTAATGTTGGAATATCATTATATGGAGCAGCCATGTCAACTTCAATGAGACATGATGTTGGCGCTCTTTATGCCAACTTCATTCGAAAAGCTGCACTGTATGGTGAAGATGGTCTAAATCTCCAAATAGAAAGAGGTTGGTTAGAGCAACCACCTCAATTTATAGATCATGAAAAGCTTGCTAGAGAGAAGTAG
- a CDS encoding gamma-glutamylcyclotransferase family protein, with protein sequence METKHLVFVYGTLRKDERNHFILNGAKCIGNRAWTKGYLYDTHLGYPVLQENEEGTVYGEIYEVSAAQLEKLNDLEGYYGEGENNYYERKIQVIHTDTQEYEALLYYKPNAKSSMFKELIDSGDWITFLANKRK encoded by the coding sequence ATGGAAACAAAGCATCTAGTTTTTGTGTACGGAACATTACGTAAGGACGAACGAAACCATTTTATCTTAAATGGAGCTAAATGCATTGGAAATCGGGCTTGGACAAAAGGTTACCTTTATGACACTCATCTAGGTTATCCAGTATTACAAGAAAACGAAGAAGGTACAGTCTATGGTGAAATCTACGAGGTTTCAGCAGCACAACTGGAAAAACTAAATGATTTAGAAGGATATTACGGAGAAGGCGAGAACAACTACTATGAGAGAAAGATCCAAGTCATTCATACCGACACTCAAGAATATGAAGCTCTTCTTTATTATAAGCCTAATGCAAAAAGTTCCATGTTTAAAGAATTGATAGATAGTGGCGACTGGATAACTTTTTTAGCGAATAAACGAAAATAA
- a CDS encoding M20 peptidase aminoacylase family protein, translated as MINSIQEWVKTNEQQIKSTYNHLHTNAEISWKEVNTTKYLCQQLQELNLKVETFEDHPGVIGYWGSASEGPTVGIRADMDALWQLVDGEWKANHSCGHDAHMTMVLHSIKCLKEIGFEPKGLIKIIFQPAEETGKGAQALIEKGIIADLDYLLGIHLRPVQEMEFGVASPAIYHGATTLLKGEVKGIQAHGARPHLGINVIDSLGSILQSINSVKLNPTVSASAKVTMVKAGGDNLNIIPDFAEFGIDVRAERNELMSELLEKIQHAVTTAGSINHAKVTIETQATMVAAEPSPAFENMIGEAIVEALGENGLVASPVTPGGEDFHFYKATYPNLQATVVGLSTGLSPGLHHPEMSFDLDALLNGVKILSVALVKSLKQNLE; from the coding sequence ATGATTAACTCAATTCAGGAATGGGTAAAGACGAATGAACAACAAATAAAATCAACGTATAACCATTTACATACAAATGCCGAAATAAGCTGGAAGGAAGTAAATACTACAAAGTATTTATGTCAGCAACTACAGGAGTTAAATCTAAAAGTTGAAACCTTTGAAGACCACCCAGGCGTCATTGGATACTGGGGGAGTGCTTCAGAAGGTCCAACGGTAGGAATAAGAGCTGATATGGATGCACTATGGCAACTTGTTGATGGAGAATGGAAAGCAAATCATAGTTGTGGTCATGATGCGCACATGACAATGGTTCTACATTCTATTAAATGTTTGAAAGAGATTGGGTTTGAGCCTAAGGGGTTAATCAAGATTATCTTTCAACCTGCAGAGGAAACTGGAAAAGGCGCACAAGCATTGATCGAAAAAGGGATTATTGCAGACCTCGATTACTTACTGGGGATTCACTTAAGACCTGTTCAAGAAATGGAATTTGGTGTTGCATCTCCAGCAATTTATCATGGTGCAACTACCTTATTAAAAGGAGAAGTAAAAGGTATCCAAGCACATGGTGCAAGACCCCATTTAGGTATTAACGTGATTGACTCATTAGGAAGCATCCTTCAATCTATTAACTCGGTAAAACTTAACCCGACAGTGTCAGCATCAGCAAAAGTGACAATGGTAAAAGCTGGAGGCGATAATCTTAATATTATTCCAGATTTCGCTGAATTTGGAATAGATGTTCGAGCAGAACGAAATGAACTAATGTCTGAGCTTTTGGAAAAAATCCAGCATGCAGTAACAACCGCTGGTTCAATAAATCATGCAAAGGTCACGATAGAAACACAGGCAACAATGGTCGCAGCCGAACCCAGTCCTGCTTTTGAGAATATGATAGGTGAAGCTATAGTGGAAGCACTTGGAGAAAACGGACTCGTAGCGTCACCAGTCACACCTGGGGGAGAGGACTTCCATTTTTATAAAGCAACCTATCCTAATTTACAAGCCACTGTAGTAGGCTTAAGTACAGGTTTATCGCCAGGATTACATCATCCTGAAATGAGTTTTGATTTAGATGCACTGCTTAATGGGGTGAAGATATTGAGTGTTGCTCTTGTAAAATCATTGAAGCAAAATCTAGAATAA
- a CDS encoding DUF438 domain-containing protein — protein MSEIINNREQQTIKGSIVEVEREKHPEDQPGHPVHTFILENQAITKLVETKVTVHLEEFIKSDSPESINKLLEDCNLLLDIDKHYSRKENLLFPYLEKYGIYGPTNNMWRIDDFIRDGIKDAKRLLANYNGESQAVIDVMTFVINEVLNMVYREENILFPMALMNLTEDEWIKIAHESDEIGLCLIDSIEEWYPDRKAINENTLSEGFIKMETGILSLKQLELMLNHLPVDITFIDQDDVVRYFSHGKERIFARTKAVIGRTVQNCHPPRSVHVVEDLLRDFKSGIKDTEDFWIKFRDKYVYIRYFAVRDESGKYIGTLEFTQNIDPLKAIEGEKRILT, from the coding sequence ATGAGTGAAATCATTAATAACCGTGAACAACAAACTATAAAAGGATCAATTGTTGAGGTAGAGAGAGAGAAACACCCTGAGGATCAACCTGGACATCCCGTGCACACATTTATTTTAGAAAATCAAGCAATCACAAAGTTGGTTGAAACAAAGGTGACAGTTCACTTAGAAGAATTTATTAAGTCAGATTCACCGGAAAGCATTAACAAACTTTTGGAAGATTGCAATTTATTACTTGATATTGATAAGCACTACAGTCGGAAAGAAAACCTATTATTTCCTTATTTAGAGAAGTACGGAATCTATGGCCCCACAAACAATATGTGGAGAATTGATGATTTTATCCGTGATGGAATTAAAGATGCTAAGAGGCTATTAGCAAATTATAATGGGGAGAGCCAAGCGGTTATAGATGTGATGACGTTTGTAATTAATGAAGTTTTGAATATGGTATATCGTGAGGAAAACATCTTATTTCCAATGGCTCTCATGAATTTAACAGAAGATGAGTGGATAAAAATAGCACATGAAAGTGATGAAATTGGTTTATGCTTGATTGATTCAATAGAAGAGTGGTATCCAGACCGTAAAGCAATAAATGAAAATACCCTCTCTGAAGGTTTCATCAAAATGGAAACTGGAATCTTATCGTTAAAACAGCTTGAACTTATGTTAAACCATTTGCCAGTAGATATTACGTTTATTGACCAAGACGATGTTGTTCGGTATTTTTCTCACGGAAAAGAACGTATCTTTGCTAGAACAAAAGCAGTAATTGGACGTACAGTACAAAACTGTCACCCACCTAGAAGTGTACATGTAGTTGAGGACCTCTTAAGAGACTTCAAATCTGGTATAAAAGATACAGAAGATTTCTGGATAAAGTTCCGTGATAAATATGTATATATCCGTTATTTTGCCGTTCGTGATGAGAGTGGGAAATACATTGGTACTCTTGAATTCACACAAAACATAGATCCACTTAAGGCAATCGAAGGTGAAAAGAGGATATTAACTTAA
- a CDS encoding MBL fold metallo-hydrolase produces MFYILSFILIFLLTLILFLKLHPVFGGTLSDEEKEMYRTFPNYVNGKFVNTFDLNMKMSPATIVTLMRDGLVGKEERRPKTPLPVSFNNKTISSEDNLTWFGHSTFLLNIDKKHILVDPMFGQTASPVSFAGSKRYSKEVLAIIDKLPPIDAVLITHDHYDHLDYPSILKLKEKVSEFFVPYGVGAHLVRWGIQRDKIREFNWWEEILWSEFTFSFVPSQHFSGRGITNRDSTLWGGWVILGKTSRIYVSGDGGYGPHFKQIGKKYGPFDHTIVEGGQYDPRWSAVHMQPEESVQAHLDVAGRNMILSHWGAFTLAYHSWKEPIERALVEAEAKGVTLITPKLGETVHLQSNMAKSTLPWWREKD; encoded by the coding sequence ATGTTTTATATTCTAAGTTTTATACTTATTTTTCTATTAACTCTTATCCTCTTTCTAAAGTTACACCCAGTGTTTGGTGGTACATTAAGTGATGAAGAAAAAGAAATGTACCGAACATTTCCGAATTATGTAAATGGTAAATTTGTAAATACATTTGACTTAAACATGAAAATGAGTCCTGCAACGATCGTAACCTTAATGAGAGACGGATTGGTAGGAAAAGAAGAGAGAAGACCAAAGACACCTTTACCTGTTTCTTTCAACAATAAAACTATTTCTAGTGAAGATAATCTGACTTGGTTCGGTCACTCAACGTTCTTACTTAATATAGATAAAAAGCACATTTTAGTTGATCCAATGTTTGGCCAAACTGCTTCACCTGTTTCATTTGCAGGAAGTAAAAGATATAGCAAAGAAGTATTAGCAATTATTGATAAACTTCCTCCTATTGATGCGGTGCTAATCACTCATGATCATTACGATCACCTAGATTATCCATCCATCCTTAAATTAAAAGAAAAAGTAAGTGAATTCTTCGTACCTTATGGTGTTGGCGCACATTTAGTGAGATGGGGAATACAAAGAGATAAAATAAGAGAGTTCAATTGGTGGGAAGAAATACTGTGGTCAGAGTTTACTTTTAGTTTCGTTCCATCACAGCATTTCTCTGGAAGAGGTATTACTAATCGGGACAGTACCTTATGGGGAGGATGGGTCATATTAGGAAAAACTTCAAGGATTTATGTAAGTGGGGATGGGGGATATGGGCCACATTTCAAACAAATCGGAAAGAAATATGGTCCATTTGACCATACAATTGTAGAAGGTGGTCAATACGATCCGCGATGGTCAGCCGTACATATGCAACCTGAGGAATCAGTTCAGGCTCATCTTGATGTGGCTGGGAGAAATATGATACTAAGTCATTGGGGAGCTTTTACATTGGCCTATCATAGTTGGAAGGAGCCCATTGAACGTGCATTAGTAGAAGCGGAAGCAAAAGGGGTCACATTGATAACACCAAAATTAGGTGAAACGGTCCACTTACAATCTAATATGGCTAAGTCTACTTTACCATGGTGGAGAGAGAAAGATTAA
- a CDS encoding polysaccharide deacetylase family protein, whose product MTIGSPNEKSVILTFDDGPSRILSQILDVLKDENVPAMFFWQSRLLHHERPWLRVIKEGHLIGTHSINHKDLVKLPFEKQLKDIKTSVNVIEDMTGEKIYYFRPPFGRYNEDTLKAAQQLGLTTVMWRIASIDWELKDKPQQIICNVVDHLEEGAIILLHELKQTLHILPELIHAIRKKGYSFTTLPHRGSGPR is encoded by the coding sequence GTGACAATTGGATCACCTAACGAAAAGTCAGTTATTCTTACCTTCGATGACGGTCCAAGTAGAATCTTATCGCAGATTCTAGATGTCCTAAAGGATGAAAATGTGCCCGCTATGTTCTTTTGGCAATCCCGCTTGCTTCACCATGAGAGGCCATGGCTTAGAGTAATTAAAGAAGGTCATCTTATTGGAACTCATTCAATTAATCATAAAGATTTAGTGAAATTACCTTTTGAAAAACAGCTAAAAGATATAAAGACAAGTGTTAATGTAATTGAAGATATGACAGGTGAAAAGATATACTACTTCCGCCCTCCTTTTGGGCGGTATAATGAAGACACCCTTAAAGCAGCACAACAATTAGGATTAACAACCGTTATGTGGAGAATTGCCTCAATAGATTGGGAGTTAAAAGATAAGCCTCAACAAATAATATGCAATGTCGTTGATCACTTAGAAGAAGGAGCCATCATTCTACTTCACGAACTAAAACAAACCTTACACATTCTCCCAGAACTCATCCATGCAATTAGAAAAAAAGGCTACTCCTTTACCACTTTACCGCACCGGGGGTCAGGCCCCCGGTGA
- the phnC gene encoding phosphonate ABC transporter ATP-binding protein, giving the protein MLSVTNLSVRYTGSESDALSNINLSFENREFVCILGKSGSGKSTFIRCINGLQKPTNGEVFYKDTSLSNLSEKELRIVRREMGMIFQHFNLIPRLTVMQNVLTGTFGYRSTFKNLLGWFSQEEIDRAKQAIEDVELNSQMNRRVEQLSGGQKQRVGIARALLQNPNVFLGDEPVSSLDPGTSTRIFTLLQEIHERHNLLTIINVHDVELAKRFATRLIALKEGEVVFDGSPNEFSDKEFNLIYHSSSEEVKELVYS; this is encoded by the coding sequence TTGTTATCTGTTACTAATCTTTCCGTTCGTTACACTGGTAGCGAAAGTGATGCTCTTTCTAACATCAATTTATCCTTTGAAAATCGGGAGTTTGTTTGTATACTTGGTAAAAGTGGTTCAGGTAAATCAACCTTTATCCGTTGTATAAATGGTCTTCAAAAACCAACAAACGGGGAAGTTTTTTATAAAGATACCTCCTTATCAAATTTGTCTGAAAAAGAACTGCGCATTGTTAGGCGTGAAATGGGAATGATTTTCCAACATTTTAACCTCATCCCCCGACTCACAGTAATGCAAAATGTCTTAACAGGTACATTTGGGTATCGATCTACTTTTAAAAATTTACTTGGATGGTTTTCACAAGAAGAAATTGACCGTGCCAAGCAAGCCATTGAAGATGTAGAATTAAATTCTCAAATGAATCGAAGAGTAGAGCAATTAAGTGGAGGTCAAAAACAAAGAGTAGGAATTGCTCGTGCATTGCTTCAGAATCCAAACGTATTTCTTGGTGATGAGCCGGTGTCAAGCCTTGATCCTGGTACCTCTACTCGCATTTTTACTTTGCTACAAGAAATACACGAAAGACACAACTTATTGACGATAATCAATGTTCATGACGTAGAGTTAGCGAAACGATTTGCTACAAGACTCATCGCGTTAAAAGAAGGAGAAGTTGTTTTTGATGGCTCTCCTAATGAGTTCAGTGACAAAGAGTTTAATCTAATTTATCATTCGAGTTCGGAAGAAGTGAAAGAGCTTGTTTATAGTTAG
- the phnE gene encoding phosphonate ABC transporter, permease protein PhnE, with product MWFKPKSIGTALILGILIYISAVFTEFDLSKFRDFRNMIDFLSHWFPMDFSKLPYMIRDSAETLAMAFLGSFLGLVIALPISFTAARNTTPSKFVYHFSRSTLSFVRSIPEIVFGLILLTALGLGPFPAVLAIMFHNIGVLGKLISELIEAADPGPQEAMKAVGAKSGFGYLFSILPQIWPNVLSQYFYRFEVAIRTSLILGFIGGGGIGQRLFNDFKTFQYSSVSLDVLIIMIIVIMVDLIGSKVRNNVI from the coding sequence ATGTGGTTTAAACCAAAGAGTATAGGCACTGCCCTCATACTTGGTATTCTCATTTATATAAGTGCCGTTTTTACTGAATTTGATTTATCAAAATTCAGGGACTTTCGTAATATGATTGACTTTTTATCACATTGGTTTCCAATGGATTTTTCAAAACTTCCATATATGATAAGAGACAGTGCTGAAACATTAGCAATGGCATTTCTCGGGAGCTTCCTAGGATTGGTTATTGCTTTACCAATCAGCTTTACCGCAGCCAGGAATACGACTCCTTCAAAATTTGTTTATCATTTTTCTCGAAGTACCCTTAGCTTTGTTCGCTCTATTCCGGAGATTGTTTTCGGTTTAATTTTATTAACAGCCCTAGGCCTTGGTCCCTTCCCTGCTGTATTGGCAATTATGTTTCACAATATTGGGGTTTTAGGAAAATTAATAAGTGAATTAATTGAAGCAGCAGATCCTGGACCACAGGAGGCCATGAAAGCAGTTGGTGCAAAAAGTGGATTTGGATACCTGTTTAGTATACTGCCGCAAATTTGGCCAAATGTTTTATCACAATACTTTTATCGATTTGAGGTTGCAATTCGAACATCTCTCATCTTAGGTTTCATTGGTGGCGGAGGGATTGGACAGCGGTTGTTTAACGATTTTAAGACGTTTCAATATTCTTCTGTTTCCTTAGATGTTTTAATCATTATGATTATTGTCATTATGGTGGACCTAATAGGCAGTAAAGTACGCAATAATGTCATTTAG
- the phnD gene encoding phosphate/phosphite/phosphonate ABC transporter substrate-binding protein has protein sequence MKKCLQIYMVVCLVFILSACGAADESEPFTIGVIPAQTEGSMESAMEKLQTTISEGIGKDVKVEVYPDYNGVVEAMNYNKIDMAYFGPLTYVIAHQKSGAQAIITQVIDGKPYYHSYVITHKDSPWNTLEDLLEARGEIDFAFGDINSTSGSLIPSIELQDRGVYQSEDEHEFKSVRFTGSHDATGLAVQNQQVSAGAIDSAIYNQLVESGKLDGDQLKVIWTSKELFQYPWAVHKDLDTETIKALQDTFLSITDPEILDAFGATGFTTATNEDYESIKQAAIKQGIIEE, from the coding sequence ATGAAAAAATGTTTACAAATTTATATGGTTGTCTGTTTAGTCTTTATCCTCTCTGCCTGTGGAGCGGCTGATGAAAGTGAACCATTTACAATTGGAGTTATTCCTGCTCAAACCGAGGGTTCAATGGAATCTGCAATGGAAAAGTTACAAACAACAATTTCTGAAGGTATAGGAAAAGACGTGAAAGTTGAAGTTTACCCTGATTATAATGGTGTAGTTGAAGCAATGAACTACAATAAAATAGATATGGCCTACTTTGGCCCATTAACTTATGTAATTGCCCATCAAAAAAGCGGCGCTCAAGCAATCATCACGCAAGTTATTGATGGTAAGCCTTATTATCATTCCTATGTTATTACACATAAAGATAGCCCATGGAACACTCTTGAGGACCTCTTAGAAGCACGTGGAGAAATCGATTTTGCTTTTGGTGATATTAACTCGACTTCTGGATCGTTAATTCCAAGTATTGAATTACAAGATCGGGGTGTATATCAATCTGAAGATGAACATGAATTTAAGTCAGTGCGTTTTACTGGATCTCATGACGCGACTGGGTTAGCCGTTCAGAATCAACAAGTGTCTGCTGGGGCAATTGACAGTGCTATTTATAACCAACTTGTAGAGTCAGGAAAATTAGATGGCGATCAACTTAAGGTTATCTGGACATCGAAGGAGCTTTTCCAATATCCATGGGCTGTTCATAAAGATCTAGATACTGAAACGATTAAAGCATTACAAGACACATTTTTAAGTATTACTGACCCAGAAATCCTTGATGCTTTTGGGGCAACTGGTTTTACAACTGCAACAAATGAAGATTATGAAAGTATTAAACAAGCAGCAATTAAACAAGGAATTATTGAAGAATAG
- the selD gene encoding selenide, water dikinase SelD, producing MSKEEIIKLTSLSSKGGUGCKIGPEDLAQVLRHLPKSVPDPNLLVGLDTSDDAGVYKINDEIALVQTLDFFTPIVDDPYMFGQIAAANALSDVYAMGGKPLTVMNIVGFPISKLDKSILADILAGASDKVKESGAVLVGGHSIDDNEPKFGLSVTGTVHPERVRANAAAQPGDKLILTKPIGVGILTTAIKRDLLGEAELNEVMQIMAALNKDAAEAMENFPVNACTDVTGFGLLGHAREIAEGSQTGITIYSDKVPVLSRTRELAEQDIIPGGSKKNHKWLADCIDYSENIDEVTQFILCDAVTSGGLLISVPESDAESLYQALLDRNVPAAIIGEVTSDKACRITVV from the coding sequence ATGTCAAAAGAAGAAATAATTAAGCTTACCTCTTTATCTTCAAAAGGTGGCTGAGGATGCAAAATTGGTCCTGAGGACCTGGCGCAAGTTTTGCGTCACTTACCTAAATCTGTTCCAGACCCAAATCTGCTTGTTGGATTAGATACTTCCGATGATGCAGGTGTTTATAAAATTAATGATGAGATAGCGCTGGTTCAAACATTAGATTTCTTTACCCCTATTGTCGATGACCCATATATGTTTGGTCAAATTGCGGCCGCCAATGCATTGAGTGATGTGTATGCGATGGGTGGAAAACCACTAACTGTTATGAACATCGTCGGCTTCCCTATTAGTAAGCTTGATAAAAGCATATTAGCAGATATATTAGCAGGTGCTTCTGATAAAGTGAAAGAATCTGGGGCCGTTCTCGTTGGTGGCCACTCTATTGATGATAACGAGCCAAAATTCGGTTTATCCGTGACAGGTACAGTTCACCCAGAGCGTGTTCGTGCTAATGCAGCTGCCCAGCCTGGAGATAAATTAATACTCACAAAACCAATTGGTGTTGGAATATTAACCACAGCTATTAAGAGAGATTTACTTGGTGAAGCAGAGTTAAACGAAGTGATGCAGATAATGGCTGCACTAAACAAGGACGCAGCTGAAGCTATGGAGAATTTCCCTGTGAATGCTTGTACAGATGTAACCGGTTTTGGTTTACTTGGCCATGCTCGGGAAATTGCTGAAGGAAGTCAAACTGGAATTACAATCTATAGTGATAAAGTGCCAGTACTAAGTAGAACTCGAGAGCTTGCTGAGCAAGATATCATACCAGGTGGTAGTAAAAAGAATCATAAATGGCTAGCAGATTGTATTGATTATAGTGAAAATATTGATGAAGTAACACAGTTCATATTGTGTGATGCAGTTACATCTGGTGGATTATTAATTTCAGTACCAGAGTCTGACGCTGAATCTTTGTATCAAGCATTACTAGACAGAAATGTTCCAGCTGCGATTATTGGTGAAGTAACAAGCGATAAAGCTTGTAGAATTACTGTAGTGTAA
- a CDS encoding glycosyltransferase, translated as MKVVLVTPNFHQPRGNTVTVRRIANELQNLKVQTEIISMTEDNVAATFLPEADVYHGFHAYRFYRFTERLEKKPKSYVITLTGTDLNHNLFDEKTRSIVVSCLQNAKAIHVFNEEAKHILLNEIPGISEKTHIIPQGIDRFPLADLDYKKEEHTFLFVLPAGIRKVKNVPFAIESLARLKEKHQNVRLWLVGPVLEEDEGKIVEEFVHTNSSWITYLGQVPHKQMGAIYQQADCILNTSISEGQPSSILEAMAHELPVIVSDNQGNRSIVTHQETGLVYNTSDEFLDYTEQIMNNNELRQMLGKKAKDFVDQHHNSQKEAKHLFDIYQDIQSN; from the coding sequence TTGAAAGTAGTCTTAGTTACACCTAATTTTCATCAACCTCGTGGAAACACAGTGACTGTCAGGCGGATAGCAAATGAGTTACAAAACTTGAAAGTGCAAACAGAGATTATTTCTATGACAGAGGATAATGTAGCAGCTACTTTCCTACCAGAAGCCGATGTTTATCATGGTTTTCATGCCTATCGATTTTATCGCTTTACGGAAAGACTCGAAAAGAAGCCTAAAAGCTATGTCATTACTCTTACTGGGACAGATCTAAATCATAATTTATTTGATGAAAAAACAAGATCAATTGTCGTTTCTTGCCTACAGAATGCTAAAGCGATACACGTATTTAATGAGGAAGCTAAACACATCCTGTTAAATGAAATACCTGGCATTTCAGAGAAGACTCACATTATTCCACAAGGCATAGACAGATTTCCGCTGGCTGACCTTGATTATAAAAAGGAAGAACATACATTTCTATTTGTCCTCCCTGCTGGAATTCGTAAAGTGAAAAATGTTCCTTTTGCTATTGAGTCTTTGGCACGTTTAAAAGAAAAACACCAGAATGTTCGTTTATGGTTAGTAGGTCCTGTCCTTGAGGAAGATGAAGGTAAAATTGTAGAAGAATTTGTACATACAAATAGTAGTTGGATTACCTATCTCGGGCAAGTACCGCATAAACAAATGGGTGCGATATACCAGCAAGCAGATTGTATACTCAATACATCTATATCTGAAGGTCAACCCTCTTCTATTTTAGAAGCAATGGCTCACGAGCTACCCGTGATTGTCTCTGATAATCAAGGCAATCGAAGCATCGTTACTCATCAAGAAACGGGGTTAGTTTATAACACATCAGACGAATTTCTTGATTATACAGAACAAATCATGAATAATAACGAATTAAGACAAATGTTAGGGAAAAAAGCTAAAGACTTTGTAGACCAACATCACAATAGTCAAAAAGAAGCAAAACATTTGTTTGATATCTATCAAGATATTCAATCTAATTAA